In the Helianthus annuus cultivar XRQ/B unplaced genomic scaffold, HanXRQr2.0-SUNRISE HanXRQChr00c114, whole genome shotgun sequence genome, one interval contains:
- the LOC110940850 gene encoding F-box protein At1g30790: METLEGKQAIATEAREDEHSTQKAKISFPVEIVEDILSRIPVKSILRFKSVSKPWLSLISGPSFHKLHSTVAPRTTALFFSAYDTSTNTSYFFSGARDGGSLANLMKLDNTLLELYAEHSNGLVCFTSRTYCFGPLYSYVLNPCTHKFFKLPRPPVNEAMDTCYLFGFDELSNEHKVLYFDVELIKPTTIEVMIFSISNYSWRKINVDLPVGMSRARWPYRTRLSVCVNSTIHLMLKSPLEILAFNLTTEKFSIFNIPPEAATLGMFVYPYKRNGCFIKINGLLGVAFYDIMGQNLHIWILQDYQNRVWVRETSTFPPNSQIRYGGGGPYPYDSISMDEIV, encoded by the coding sequence ATGGAAACCCTAGAAGGCAAACAAGCTATTGCGACAGAGGCCCGAGAAGACGAACATTCGACGCAGAAAGCCAAAATCTCATTCCCTGTAGAAATAGTGGAAGACATCCTCTCCAGAATCCCAGTCAAATCCATCCTCCGATTCAAATCCGTCTCTAAACCATGGCTATCGCTCATCTCCGGTCCATCATTCCACAAACTCCACTCCACCGTTGCCCCCCGTACCACCGCCTTATTCTTCTCCGCTTATGATACGTCCACCAACACAAGCTACTTCTTCTCCGGCGCTCGTGACGGCGGATCACTCGCTAATCTCATGAAACTCGACAATACTCTCTTGGAACTTTATGCTGAACATTCGAACGGGCTTGTATGTTTTACTTCCCGCACTTATTGTTTTGGTCCACTTTATAGTTACGTTCTTAACCCTTGCACTCATAAGTTTTTCAAGCTCCCTCGTCCTCCTGTGAATGAAGCCATGGATACTTGTTACTTGTTTGGGTTCGATGAACTAAGTAATGAACACAAGGTTTTGTATTTcgatgttgaattaattaaacctACTACAATAGAGGTAATGATTTTTTCCATCTCAAATTACTCATGGAGAAAGATCAATGTCGATCTTCCTGTTGGTATGAGCAGGGCTCGTTGGCCGTATCGCACCAGACTTAGTGTTTGTGTCAATAGCACCATACATCTTATGCTTAAAAGTCCACTCGAAATTTTGGCATTCAATTTAACAACTGAAAAGTTTTCCATTTTTAACATCCCTCCAGAGGCAGCCACTCTAGGCATGTTCGTATATCCTTACAAACGCAACGGATGCTTCATAAAAATCAATGGCTTATTAGGCGTGGCTTTTTACGATATCATGGGACAAAATCTACACATTTGGATATTGCAAGATTATCAGAATCGAGTTTGGGTCAGGGAAACCAGTACATTCCCCCCTAATTCTCAGATCCGTTATGGGGGAGGTGGCCCTTACCCGTATGATTCTATCAGTATGGACGAGATTGTCTGA